A genomic window from Halorubrum lacusprofundi ATCC 49239 includes:
- a CDS encoding glycoside hydrolase family 15 protein, whose protein sequence is MRLRTALTEHERRRGERYPAERPTTAGAFTGDDGRLVHVGPNGTVHDCSYSLSGVGGADRLRMGITAGRGVRWLDDLTTTRQHYDGDTPLVETEYDAGRYTVHQFDLVVSDTHLTHVELRGAPPADAELVAACAFSPDMVEGRVGNLVHEEAGPQSGSVVEVYHRTEHDFLTASTGLSAAHGQRLRTVSELLGESGEGFPHRGEIDQREDSRLTPDVVVRAPFERDGRTERVTLASRAVLDRRETRETVDDAKDAISDGPDRQRRIEELSRIATAYPDADDLREAAEGRGPTVPDDVPRRSVVAGDLRALDLLTAESGARIAAPEFDPFYSTSGGYGYTWFRDEAETSLALLGASDELGLDADEELLATASFFCRTQDADGSWPHRVWADSGKVAPGWANARIEGANATAGPNDQLDQPASVVAFLARLRRTTDLPPEWRDRVDDTIADAIDFLRETTEPDGLPRRCQNCWENALGRFTHTGATYLRAFAAVARAPLPDDVRADAADAADAALAGLNGRWNPDTERFPQRASAESRDDRSDASTFALASAATEYAALRDERNEIGADGGSTPEIDTTPAAADVDFDAFLDRVTTHVLTTIGELRRETADVEGLVRFWGDDWRTAEQGAAKVWSIATLWGATAAAELGGLIRERDGDAADLFSAARDLYALCEPDGPFVNDAGLIAEQAFDDGDLDGATPIAWSHALRIDATVTLARHGALPVPHDEPRGPDEAPHWTTGRKFGVGTPADHKAADPVPVWFTLTEGALTEARFPRIDVMNVRTFDFLVADPETGYTVRTFDETSHVTATETVERTTEPTVDDALAYTQTICETGDGHGHSWTLTVEYAVDTDGDAILADVAFEGSREYDVYALVDTTITNVGSNDRGDRVDDSDGYHLLARNNDAAERSTGKLVDDDGDSFEVALAIDSDDGFEWASVLAAGSDKAGALFADGDRGEGTETATGNVVLAGLVGSGTEVSDAVALGFAENADTAAALGEARGAISRGFADISESYVETWREWLADRKFPASVTGDADLETQYRFALMTLAAVEDKRHDGAGIASPSVPWGETEYAAEDRGYGYNFVWSRDLYQVFTALIEVGEVERGADALAYLYNTQQDDDGFLPQNTYIDGRTRWGGEQMDNIAFPSVMAWQLYEHGISPGDTDYTYDQVRRSLGYIAANGPETAQERWEEEAGFSPSSIAAEIAGLCCGAALAVAEADRIEAGNAGSGSGPDADSDSLRADALAWLALADDWTTRVEEWCATATGTERHAETPYYLRVTADGDPESGRPRTIANDGPTYDEREIVDGGFLELVRLGVKPADDDVVRNSVSVVDDSIRVDTPYGPAWYRYVGDAYGELARSDPGGPWAGTGDGRGRLWPIFTGERGEYELRARADGPDAFGGTDEDALEPDALLETMAGFGNSGRMLPEQVWDREHPTNYGWEFGEGTGGATPLAWSMAGFIRLAHGVEAGEPVETPTVVRDRYVERDRSATPDLDATAEYVNNHLVVAGETTADVVAVYTPDESALVTVEDGEYEFRLDAALDAKTVVVAAANTDGGADDTAADAGDEATDTDAILDEFSGAGTAVKRLRV, encoded by the coding sequence GTCCACGTCGGACCGAACGGGACCGTCCACGACTGTTCGTACTCCCTGTCTGGGGTCGGTGGCGCCGACCGACTCCGCATGGGGATCACGGCCGGGCGGGGGGTCCGCTGGCTCGACGACCTGACCACGACCCGCCAGCACTACGACGGCGATACGCCGCTCGTCGAAACGGAGTATGACGCCGGCCGCTACACCGTCCACCAGTTCGACCTGGTCGTGAGCGACACCCACCTCACCCACGTCGAGCTGCGCGGTGCCCCGCCAGCGGACGCGGAACTCGTCGCGGCCTGCGCGTTCTCGCCGGACATGGTCGAGGGCCGCGTCGGTAACCTCGTCCACGAGGAGGCCGGCCCCCAGTCCGGAAGCGTCGTCGAGGTGTACCATCGGACCGAACACGACTTTCTCACGGCCTCTACGGGACTGTCGGCCGCCCACGGTCAGCGGCTCCGCACTGTCTCCGAACTGCTCGGCGAGAGCGGCGAGGGGTTCCCGCACCGCGGCGAGATCGACCAACGCGAGGATTCTCGGCTCACCCCCGACGTGGTCGTCCGCGCGCCGTTCGAGCGCGACGGCCGGACCGAGCGCGTCACGCTTGCGAGCCGCGCCGTCCTCGACAGGCGGGAGACCCGAGAGACAGTCGATGACGCCAAGGACGCGATTTCGGACGGTCCGGACCGTCAGCGCCGCATTGAAGAGCTGTCGCGGATCGCGACCGCGTACCCCGACGCCGACGACCTCCGCGAGGCCGCCGAGGGTCGTGGTCCGACCGTCCCCGACGACGTGCCGCGGCGGTCGGTGGTCGCGGGTGACCTCCGCGCGCTCGACCTACTCACTGCCGAGTCCGGTGCGCGGATCGCCGCCCCGGAGTTCGACCCCTTCTACTCCACGTCCGGCGGCTACGGCTACACGTGGTTCCGCGACGAGGCGGAGACGTCGCTGGCCCTGCTCGGCGCGAGCGACGAGCTCGGCTTGGACGCCGACGAGGAGCTGCTCGCGACGGCCTCCTTCTTCTGTCGCACGCAGGACGCGGACGGCTCGTGGCCCCACCGGGTGTGGGCCGACTCCGGCAAGGTCGCGCCCGGCTGGGCGAACGCCCGAATCGAGGGTGCGAACGCCACCGCCGGCCCGAACGATCAGCTGGATCAGCCCGCGTCCGTCGTCGCCTTCCTCGCCCGACTCCGCCGAACCACGGACCTCCCCCCTGAGTGGCGCGATCGTGTCGACGACACAATCGCGGACGCTATCGATTTCCTCCGCGAGACGACCGAGCCGGACGGGCTCCCCCGCCGGTGTCAGAACTGCTGGGAGAACGCGCTCGGCCGGTTTACTCACACCGGCGCGACCTACCTCCGCGCGTTCGCTGCCGTGGCGCGCGCGCCGCTCCCCGATGATGTGCGGGCCGACGCCGCCGACGCGGCCGACGCCGCCCTTGCGGGCCTAAACGGTCGGTGGAACCCGGACACGGAGCGATTCCCCCAGCGGGCGAGCGCTGAGAGCCGCGATGACCGCTCGGACGCGAGCACGTTCGCGCTTGCGAGCGCCGCGACCGAGTACGCCGCGTTGCGCGACGAGCGCAACGAGATCGGTGCCGACGGCGGTTCGACTCCCGAGATCGACACCACACCGGCTGCGGCCGACGTCGACTTCGACGCGTTCCTCGACCGTGTGACGACGCACGTGTTGACGACGATCGGCGAGCTACGCCGCGAGACGGCCGACGTGGAGGGGCTCGTTCGGTTCTGGGGCGACGACTGGCGCACCGCGGAGCAGGGCGCCGCGAAGGTGTGGTCGATCGCGACGCTGTGGGGAGCGACGGCCGCCGCCGAACTGGGCGGGCTCATCCGCGAGCGAGACGGGGACGCAGCCGACCTCTTCAGCGCCGCGCGCGACCTCTACGCGCTGTGTGAGCCCGACGGGCCGTTCGTCAACGACGCCGGGCTCATCGCCGAACAGGCGTTCGACGACGGCGACCTCGACGGTGCGACCCCGATCGCGTGGTCGCACGCCCTCCGGATCGACGCGACGGTGACCCTCGCGAGACACGGGGCGCTCCCGGTCCCGCACGACGAGCCGCGGGGGCCGGACGAGGCACCCCACTGGACGACCGGCCGGAAGTTCGGCGTCGGGACGCCGGCCGACCACAAGGCCGCCGACCCGGTCCCGGTCTGGTTCACGCTGACCGAGGGTGCGCTCACCGAGGCGCGGTTCCCCCGGATCGACGTGATGAACGTCCGGACGTTCGACTTCCTCGTCGCCGACCCGGAGACGGGGTACACGGTCCGGACCTTCGACGAGACGAGCCACGTGACGGCGACGGAGACGGTCGAGCGGACCACGGAGCCCACCGTCGACGACGCCCTCGCGTACACGCAGACGATCTGCGAGACTGGCGATGGCCACGGCCACAGCTGGACGCTCACCGTCGAGTACGCGGTCGATACCGACGGCGACGCGATCCTCGCCGACGTGGCGTTCGAGGGGAGCCGCGAGTACGACGTGTACGCCTTAGTCGACACGACGATCACGAACGTCGGATCGAACGACCGCGGCGACCGCGTCGATGACTCGGACGGCTACCACCTCCTCGCGCGCAACAACGACGCCGCCGAGCGCAGCACGGGGAAGCTCGTCGACGACGACGGCGACTCCTTCGAGGTCGCGCTCGCGATTGACAGCGACGACGGTTTCGAGTGGGCGAGCGTGCTCGCGGCGGGCAGCGACAAGGCGGGTGCACTGTTCGCCGACGGCGACCGGGGCGAGGGGACCGAGACGGCCACCGGCAACGTCGTACTCGCCGGACTCGTGGGGAGCGGTACCGAGGTGTCGGACGCGGTCGCGCTCGGGTTCGCCGAGAACGCCGACACCGCCGCCGCCCTCGGAGAGGCTCGCGGCGCCATCTCCCGCGGCTTCGCGGACATCTCCGAGTCGTACGTCGAGACGTGGCGCGAGTGGCTCGCCGACCGGAAGTTCCCCGCTTCCGTGACCGGCGACGCAGACCTAGAGACGCAGTACCGGTTCGCGCTGATGACGCTTGCGGCCGTCGAGGACAAACGGCACGACGGCGCCGGGATCGCCAGCCCGTCGGTACCGTGGGGCGAGACCGAGTACGCCGCCGAAGACCGAGGCTACGGCTACAACTTCGTCTGGTCGCGCGACCTCTATCAGGTGTTCACCGCGCTGATCGAGGTTGGCGAGGTCGAACGCGGTGCCGACGCGCTCGCGTACCTGTACAACACCCAGCAGGACGACGACGGGTTCCTCCCGCAGAACACCTACATCGACGGTCGTACTCGGTGGGGCGGCGAGCAGATGGACAACATCGCGTTCCCGTCGGTGATGGCGTGGCAACTGTACGAACACGGGATCTCGCCCGGCGACACCGACTACACCTACGATCAGGTCCGTCGCTCGCTCGGCTATATCGCCGCCAACGGCCCGGAGACGGCTCAGGAGCGCTGGGAGGAGGAGGCCGGCTTTTCGCCGTCGAGCATCGCCGCCGAGATCGCGGGGCTCTGTTGTGGCGCCGCGCTTGCGGTCGCCGAGGCCGATCGGATCGAGGCCGGAAACGCCGGTTCCGGATCCGGACCGGACGCTGACTCCGACTCACTCCGTGCCGACGCCCTCGCGTGGCTCGCGCTCGCGGACGACTGGACGACCCGCGTCGAGGAATGGTGCGCGACGGCCACAGGTACCGAGCGGCACGCCGAGACGCCGTACTACCTCCGGGTCACCGCCGACGGCGACCCCGAGTCCGGGCGCCCCCGGACGATCGCCAACGACGGCCCCACCTACGACGAGCGGGAGATCGTTGACGGCGGCTTCCTCGAACTGGTCCGACTCGGCGTGAAGCCCGCCGACGACGACGTGGTCCGCAACTCCGTGTCGGTCGTCGACGATTCGATCCGCGTCGACACCCCGTACGGTCCCGCGTGGTACCGGTACGTCGGCGACGCGTACGGCGAACTGGCGCGCAGCGATCCGGGCGGCCCGTGGGCCGGCACCGGTGACGGCCGCGGTCGGCTGTGGCCGATCTTCACCGGCGAGCGCGGCGAGTACGAACTACGCGCTCGCGCCGACGGCCCAGACGCCTTTGGCGGTACCGACGAGGACGCCCTCGAACCCGACGCTCTCTTGGAGACGATGGCCGGGTTCGGCAACTCCGGACGGATGCTCCCCGAGCAGGTGTGGGACCGTGAGCATCCGACCAACTACGGCTGGGAGTTCGGCGAGGGAACCGGGGGGGCCACCCCGCTCGCGTGGTCGATGGCGGGGTTCATCCGGCTCGCTCACGGGGTCGAGGCCGGCGAACCCGTCGAGACGCCGACGGTCGTCCGCGACCGCTACGTCGAGCGCGACCGCTCGGCGACGCCCGACCTCGACGCGACCGCGGAGTACGTCAACAACCATCTCGTCGTCGCCGGCGAGACCACCGCCGACGTGGTCGCGGTGTACACGCCGGACGAATCTGCGCTCGTGACGGTCGAGGACGGGGAGTACGAGTTCCGCCTCGACGCGGCGCTCGATGCGAAGACGGTCGTCGTCGCCGCCGCGAACACCGACGGCGGCGCGGACGATACGGCGGCCGACGCGGGCGATGAGGCGACCGATACCGACGCGATCCTCGACGAGTTCTCAGGTGCCGGCACGGCTGTTAAGCGGCTTCGGGTGTAG